A DNA window from Brassica napus cultivar Da-Ae chromosome C1, Da-Ae, whole genome shotgun sequence contains the following coding sequences:
- the LOC125580043 gene encoding uncharacterized protein LOC125580043, with amino-acid sequence MRHHLIEGLKDQYMTIESPLDLWNALKHRYDHQKMVLLPKARHDWMHLRFMDFKSVDEYNSALFKIVSILRLCGEEVSDVMMLEKTYTTFNQSNSVLQQQYRTKAPLPEAHDVERKDPKETNYAQDNRKPYGQGRGGYRGRRRDNHNGRGSYSTGRSGNHNNCGRGSNYGRGRGSYGRGRGGISKPSYTSKSLCHRCGMDNHWAKNCRTPKHLCELYQESIKNKNPEANMIQENGQDDKGYDADNESDRDSKDDQMDFETSDCLKD; translated from the exons atgcgccatcatctcatCGAAGGTCTTAAGGATCAGTACATGACAATTGAGAGTCCACTCGATCTTTGGAATGCTTTAAAGCATAGATACGATCACCAAAAGATGGTGTTACTTCCAAAGGCAAGACACGACTGGATGCATCTCAGGTTCATGGACTTtaagtccgtggacgagtataaTTCAGCCTTATTCAAAATCGTTTCTATACTAAGGCTGTGTGGTGAAGAAGTGTCCGATGTCatgatgcttgaaaagacctaTACGACTTTCAACCAGTCGAATTCTGTGTTGCAGCAGCAGTACAGGACAAAAG CACCATTACCCGAAGCCCATGATGTGGAAAGGAAAGATCCCAAAGAAACCAACTACGCCCAAGACAACAGGAAACCATACGGTCAAGGCCGTGGTGGGTACAGGGGTCGTAGGCGTGACAATCATAACGGTAGAGGTAGCTACTCAACCGGCCGAAGTGGAAACCACAATAActgtggtcgtggttccaattacggtCGGGGTCGAGGGAGTTATGGCCGTGGACGAGGTGGCATTtccaaaccatcttacacgtccaaGTCCTTATGTCATAGATGCGGGATGGACAatcattgggccaagaactgtAGAACTCCAAAGCACTTGTGCgaactctatcaagagagtatcaagaacaagaacccggaggcaaaTATGATCCAAGAGAACGGTCAAGATGACAAGGGatatgatgctgacaatgaatcCGACAGGGACAGCAAAGATGACCAAATGGATTTTGAGACATCCGACTGTCTAAAGGACTAG
- the LOC106397099 gene encoding putative cyclic nucleotide-gated ion channel 19 yields the protein MISPNENDQVSIPEATSRAHTGAFNFKNRSVSLSNSTYYIDGCDKSKVALGYTVPIRTQRRPPGPLYSTLRPESLLPPSIEPPDSSSTVDVRSEDESVVKNANILTSGQLGMCNEPYCTTCPSYYSHQSANFHTSKVSDSRFHTALYDDARGWAKRFASSVRRCVPGIMNPHSKFVQVWTRFLAFSCLMAIFIDPTFVFLLLIRHDNKCIEIDWTKTTVLVSLRSMFDLIFFINILLQFRMAYVAPESRIVGAGQLVDHPRKIARNYLRGKFFLDLFIVLPIPQIMTLSILPAHLGTSTAGFERNITRSIFIVQYIPKLYRLLPLLAGQTPTGFIFESAWASFVINLLTFMLAGHAVGSCWYFSGIERVKKCLLYAAWNNSVDERRNLIDCARGNMYASASLRALWRDSDSVNACFQESGFSYGIYAKAVNLTSHSSIFTRFSYSLFWGFQQISTLAGNLSPSYSVGEVFFTMGITGLGLLLFARLIGNMHNFLQALDRRRMEMMLRRRDVEQWMSHRLLPEDIRKRVREAERFNWAATRGVNEELLFENMPEDLRRDIKRHLFKFLKKVRIFSLMDESILDSIRERLKQRTYISSSTVLHRRGLVEKMVFIVRGEMESIGQDGSVLLLSEGDVFGEELLTWCLERSSVNPDGRSIKLPLKGLVSNRSVRCVTNVEAFSLSVADLEDVTSLFSRFLRSHRVLGAIRYESPYWRLRAATQIQVAWRYRRRRLHR from the exons ATGATTTCCCCAAACGAAAACGACCAAGTTTCCATTCCAGAAGCAACATCTCGTGCTCACACCGGGGCTTTCAATTTCAAGAACCGTAGCGTTTCCCTCTCAAATTCAACTTATTACATTGATGGATGTGACAAGTCAAAGGTGGCTTTGGGCTACACAGTCCCAATTCGAACACAGAGAAGACCACCTGGTCCTCTTTACTCTACTCTCAGACCTGAGTCTCTCCTTCCTCCATCTATTGAACCTCCTGATTCCTCCTCTACCGTTGATGTTCGATCTGAAGACGAATCCGTCGTGAAAAATGCAAATATCTTGACATCTGGACAACTAGGGATGTGTAATGAACCTTACTGTACCACTTGTCCTTCTTACTACAGCCACCAATCTGCTAATTTTCATACTTCCAAAGTTTCTGACTCCAgg tTCCACACTGCTCTGTATGATGATGCTAGAGGTTGGGCTAAGCGATTTGCTTCCTCTGTTCGTAGATGCGTGCCTGGAATCATGAATCCTCATTCCAAATTCGTTCAAGTCTGGACTAGATTCTTAGCCTTTTCATGCTTGATGGCTATTTTTATAGATCCCACCTTCGTCTTCCTCTTATTAATCCGACAT GACAACAAATGTATAGAGATTGATTGGACAAAGACTACCGTACTGGTGTCTCTTAGGAGTATGTTTGatcttattttctttattaacatTCTGCTTCAG TTTCGAATGGCCTATGTAGCTCCTGAGTCTAGAATAGTTGGTGCTGGCCAGTTAGTTGATCATCCAAGAAAAATTGCTCGTAATTACTTGCGAGGCAAattttttcttgatttgttCATAGTGTTACCCATTCCACAG ATAATGACATTATCGATATTACCAGCACACTTAGGCACATCCACAGCAGGATTTGAGAGAAACATTACACGCAGCATATTTATAGTACAATACATTCCAAAGTTATATaggcttcttcctcttcttgctGGCCAAACACCGACAGGCTTCATATTTGAGTCGGCTTGGGCCAGCTTTGTTATTAATCTTCTAACCTTCATGCTTGCTGGTCATGCTGTTGGATCTTGCTGGTATTTTTCAGGAATTGAG AGAGTAAAAAAGTGTCTGTTGTATGCGGCTTGGAATAACTCGGTAGATGAACGTAGGAACCTTATAGATTGTGCTCGTGGGAACATGTACGCATCTGCGTCACTACGAGCTCTCTGGAGAGATAGTGACAGTGTCAATGCTTGTTTTCAAGAGAGTGGCTTTTCGTATGGCATCTATGCGAAGGCAGTCAATCTTACTAGTCATTCTAGTATCTTCACACGATTCAGTTACTCTCTGTTTTGGGGATTCCAG CAAATAAGCACGCTTGCTGGAAACCTATCACCAAGTTACTCAGTGGGGGAGGTTTTCTTTACAATGGGCATCACTGGACTAGGCCTTTTGCTTTTTGCGAGGCTCATTGGTAATATGCACAACTTCCTTCAAGCTCTTGATCGAAG GAGGATGGAAATGATGCTGAGACGGCGTGACGTGGAGCAGTGGATGAGCCATAGACTGTTGCCAGAAGATATAAGAAA GAGGGTGCGAGAGGCAGAGCGGTTCAACTGGGCAGCGACTAGAGGAGTTAACGAGGAATTGCTCTTTGAGAATATGCCTGAAGACCTCCGGAGAGATATAAAACGTCATCTCTTCAAATTTCTCAAGAAG GTGAGAATATTCTCGCTGATGGATGAATCAATCTTGGATTCAATACGTGAGAGGCTGAAACAGAGGACGTACATAAGTAGTAGCACGGTGTTGCACCGCAGAGGTCTAGTTGAAAAAATGGTATTCATAGTGAGAGGTGAGATGGAGAGCATTGGACAAGACGGTTCTGTTCTTCTTTTATCAGAAGGTGATGTTTTTGGTGAAGAGCTTCTCACTTGGTGCCTCGAACGCTCTTCTGTAAACCCTG ATGGGAGGAGCATAAAGTTGCCGCTAAAGGGGTTGGTTAGCAACAGAAGTGTTCGATGCGTGACAAACGTAGAGGCGTTTTCGCTGAGTGTAGCAGATCTTGAAGACGTAACGAGCTTGTTCTCAAGATTCCTACGGAGCCATCGAGTGCTAGGGGCCATAAGATACGAGTCTCCGTATTGGAGGCTAAGAGCAGCTACGCAAATACAAGTGGCTTGGAGATACAGAAGGAGACGACTTCACAGATAG